One region of Chitinophaga varians genomic DNA includes:
- the xylA gene encoding xylose isomerase, whose product MSITLGNHEYFKGIGQIAYEGPESDNPLAYRWYDESRLIAGKTMKELFRFAVCYWHTFCGTGGDPFGPGTKHFPWLVSTDPMQSAKDKMDAAFEFITKLGLPYYCFHDIDLVDEGATLAEYERRMQQIVDYAKQKQDVSGVKLLWGTANVFSHPRYMNGAATNPDFAALAYAGTQVKNALDATIALKGENYVFWGGREGYMTLLNTNMKREQEHLARFLSMARDYARQQGFKGTFFIEPKPCEPTKHQYDYDSATVIGFLRYYGLDKDFKLNIEVNHATLAGHTFQHELQVAVDAGMLGSIDANRGDYQNGWDTDQFPTQLNELVESMLIILEAGGFAGGGVNFDAKTRRNSTDLEDIFHAHIGGIDAFARAAIIAEKVLTKTAYKKFRTDRYASFDTGNGKAFEEGKLTLEDLRNIATSNGEPAQISGKQEWLENIINGCI is encoded by the coding sequence ATGAGCATTACACTTGGAAACCACGAGTACTTCAAAGGCATCGGCCAGATCGCCTATGAAGGACCGGAATCAGACAACCCGCTCGCATACCGGTGGTATGATGAAAGCCGTCTCATCGCCGGTAAAACCATGAAAGAACTGTTCCGCTTTGCCGTATGCTATTGGCATACCTTCTGCGGCACCGGCGGCGATCCTTTCGGTCCGGGTACCAAACATTTCCCCTGGCTGGTGTCCACCGATCCCATGCAAAGCGCTAAAGACAAAATGGACGCGGCTTTTGAATTCATCACCAAACTGGGGCTGCCCTACTACTGCTTTCATGATATAGACCTGGTGGACGAAGGTGCTACCCTCGCGGAATACGAGCGCAGAATGCAGCAGATCGTGGATTATGCCAAACAAAAACAGGATGTCAGCGGCGTAAAACTGCTCTGGGGCACGGCCAACGTGTTCAGTCATCCCCGCTATATGAACGGCGCAGCCACTAATCCGGATTTTGCGGCACTGGCTTATGCCGGTACACAGGTGAAAAACGCGCTCGACGCCACCATCGCCCTCAAAGGAGAAAACTATGTTTTCTGGGGCGGCCGCGAAGGATATATGACCCTGCTCAATACCAATATGAAAAGAGAGCAGGAACACCTCGCCCGCTTCCTCTCCATGGCCCGCGATTATGCCCGTCAACAGGGCTTCAAAGGCACTTTCTTCATTGAACCGAAGCCCTGTGAACCCACCAAACATCAGTACGACTATGACAGCGCGACTGTGATCGGCTTCCTGCGTTATTACGGACTGGACAAGGATTTTAAACTGAACATCGAGGTAAACCACGCCACCCTCGCCGGACATACCTTCCAGCATGAGTTACAGGTGGCTGTAGACGCAGGCATGCTGGGCAGCATCGATGCCAACCGCGGCGACTATCAGAACGGTTGGGACACCGATCAGTTCCCCACCCAGCTGAACGAGCTGGTGGAAAGCATGCTGATCATCCTCGAAGCGGGCGGCTTTGCCGGCGGCGGCGTTAACTTCGACGCTAAAACCCGCCGTAATTCCACCGACCTGGAAGATATCTTCCACGCACACATCGGCGGTATCGATGCTTTCGCCAGAGCAGCCATCATCGCTGAAAAAGTACTCACTAAAACAGCCTATAAAAAATTCCGGACAGACCGCTACGCCTCCTTCGATACGGGCAACGGAAAAGCCTTCGAAGAAGGTAAGCTCACCCTGGAAGATCTGCGCAACATCGCCACCTCCAACGGAGAGCCGGCCCAGATCAGCGGAAAGCAGGAATGGCTGGAAAATATAATTAACGGATGTATTTAA